From one Populus alba chromosome 17, ASM523922v2, whole genome shotgun sequence genomic stretch:
- the LOC118029631 gene encoding probably inactive leucine-rich repeat receptor-like protein kinase At5g48380 — MAVGGAKLALLLIHILSVAGNGYSSSQDNDHGGDDHEHRKKLISSLKSGFVIGYVFSAVSILTIYLSYCVPWARLNKRKRNKVMMKTPMMTSLMERQEKKRKEADNIQNSELEKLVTRTSFAALNIATRSFDQDNVIGVGRMGTMYRAAHRYDLFTAVKRLHDSQPLGKQFRSELTILAKFRHMNIIQLLGFCIESGERLLVYKYMPNGNLHDWLHPVKCNAEKLDWHVRVKIAIGVARGLAWLHDFNNFLIVHLDICSRSILLDKYFEPKISNFGGAMHRRSNDKGLIASSKIGEVELIKQDVYQFGILLLELIAVHDPDHNSKSSHTLKENLFERIAHLSSSSSGLYHAVDKSLLGQGFDGEILHFLKIASSCIHPILDQRPTMLQAFQMLTVLRRVSRNHLNLIM, encoded by the exons ATGGCTGTGGGTGGTGCAAAACTTgctcttcttttgattcatatCCTCAGTGTTGCCGGCAATGGATACAGTTCTTCACAAGACAACGACCACGGGGGTGATGATCATGAACATCGGAAAAAGTTGATATCTTCACTCAAAAGTGGGTTTGTAATAGGTTATGTATTTTCTGCAGTTTCCATTTTAACTATTTACCTGTCCTATTGTGTGCCTTGGGCTCGTCTCAACAAGAGGAAAAGGAACAAGGTCATGATGAAGACACCAATGATGACATCTTTGATGGAAAggcaagagaagaagagaaaagaagccgACAATATCCAG AATTCGGAGTTGGAGAAGTTGGTTACAAGAACAAGTTTCGCGGCACTCAATATTGCCACTCGCAGTTTTGACCAAGACAATGTCATCGGAGTCGGAAGGATGGGGACAATGTACAGGGCAGCACACCGTTATGATTTGTTCACTGCAGTTAAGAGGTTACATGACTCTCAACCTTTAGGGAAACAGTTCAGGTCTGAGCTAACAATTCTAGCCAAGTTCAGACACATGAACATAATTCAACTACTGGGATTCTGCATAGAATCCGGGGAAAGGCTTTTGGTGTACAAATATATGCCAAATGGGAACCTTCATGATTGGTTACATCCTGTGAAATGCAACGCTGAAAAACTGGACTGGCATGTCAGGGTTAAAATCGCCATCGGAGTAGCCCGAGGCTTGGCATGGCTTCATGATTTTAACAACTTCCTAATAGTTCATCTTGACATATGCTCAAGGAGCATCTTGctggataaatattttgaacCGAAGATATCAAATTTTGGAGGGGCAATGCACAGGAGATCAAATgacaagggcttaattgcaagtAGTAAGATAGGTGAAGTGGAATTGATCAAGCAGGATGTCTATCAATTTGGTATTCTTCTTCTTGAGCTAATTGCAGTTCATGATCCTGACCATAACAGTAAATCATCTCACACTCTAAAGGAGAATTTGTTTGAACGAATCGCTCATCTATCGAGCAGTTCTTCTGGCCTCTATCATGCTGTTGATAAATCTCTTCTTGGTCAAGGATTTGATGGTGAAATACTTCATTTTCTGAAGATCGCATCTAGCTGTATTCATCCCATTCTAGATCAAAGGCCAACGATGCTTCAAGCATTCCAAATGTTAACGGTTCTTAGGAGAGTGTCAAGGAACCATCTCAACTTAATAATGTAA
- the LOC140954887 gene encoding uncharacterized protein has product MALDAKLALLLIHILSVAGNGYSSLQENYYGSEDEHRKKLDPSFISGFATGYAFSAVSIFAIFMSCCVPWARLNKRKRNKIMMKTPMTTSLMERREKKIKEANEQICMLGNIVKRLSFVGTIKATENFSQANKIGLGRMGTMYMATLTNGRFLAVKRIVDSQQFEEQIVSELKMLALHKTHKGNNKDEGRTSSFMPTIASTLCPPPCAKWGIRIPTCTWWGLLVSNN; this is encoded by the exons ATGGCTCTTGATGCAAAACTTgctcttcttttgattcatatCCTTAGTGTTGCCGGCAATGGATACAGTTCTTTACAAGAGAACTACTACGGGAGTGAAGATGAACACAGGAAAAAGTTGGATCCTTCTTTCATAAGTGGGTTTGCAACAGGTTATGCATTTTCTGCAGTTTCTATTTTTGCTATTTTCATGTCCTGTTGTGTGCCTTGGGCTCGTCTTAACAAGAGGAAGAGGAACAAGATAATGATGAAGACACCAATGACGACATCTTTGATGGAAAGGCgagagaagaagataaaagaagCCAACGAGCAG ATTTGTATGTTGGGGAATATTGTTAAGAGATTGAGTTTCGTAGGCACAATCAAGGCAACAGAAAATTTTAGCCAAGCCAACAAAATTGGATTGGGACGAATGGGAACCATGTATATGGCTACCCTTACTAATGGTAGGTTCCTTGCAGTGAAGAGGATAGTTGACTCTCAACAGTTTGAGGAACAGATAGTTTCTGAATTGAAAATGTTGG CTCTTCACAAGACACATAAAGGCAATAACAAGGATGAGGGAAGGACATCATCATTTATGCCCACCATTGCCTCCACTTTGTGTCCTCCACCATGTGCAAAGTGGGGAATTAGGATTCCCACTTGCACATGGTGGGGCTTGCTTGTCTCCAATAATTAA